A single window of Sporosarcina sp. FSL W7-1349 DNA harbors:
- a CDS encoding S-layer homology domain-containing protein, which produces MKKGYILGVFFAFVTLTFGILKVDAKAYSFQDVKSESSHYEAINYLSEKGFIGGFRVATNVLEFKPNEPIYRSEAAAMLSSVFDLPVMEKHQAVVDAYKDFDPDHPLILSITSTINEGIFKGEDGYFKDSPMNREQMATIIVRAFGLEVAGNRKSQINLSNVSASHQEAVRILSTSGVTTEITDFRPKETVTRAQFVTFLYRAMKATGLQQYTTNEEKQYENFLFIDYVYTGIYGDSAYIYANNPPSFFKYMNVSKEDYLKGAEYAVAYPNSYILLNKDNEYIHLPQKKEIISRKRTNIPIYSRALSTFSLTDPSEVPIPAGKTLEQLAVEQKAKQAKLKEENQLRHSTYFNLFDKVPEDIIRWRADNIGPARDQRQPMDPYELVELMNRVIETGEVYDGGYYSMHYDFEKGIMHITMREVFFD; this is translated from the coding sequence GTGAAAAAAGGGTATATATTGGGGGTATTTTTTGCATTTGTTACACTGACATTCGGGATTTTGAAGGTTGATGCGAAGGCCTACAGTTTTCAAGATGTCAAAAGTGAAAGTTCTCATTATGAAGCGATCAATTATCTGAGTGAAAAAGGGTTCATTGGCGGGTTTCGTGTAGCGACGAATGTGCTGGAATTCAAGCCGAACGAACCGATCTATCGTTCAGAAGCAGCTGCTATGCTGTCCAGTGTTTTTGATTTGCCTGTAATGGAAAAGCATCAGGCCGTCGTGGATGCTTATAAAGACTTCGATCCTGACCATCCGCTGATCCTATCCATTACCTCGACAATCAACGAGGGCATTTTCAAGGGAGAGGATGGATATTTTAAAGACAGTCCGATGAACCGTGAACAAATGGCGACGATTATTGTTCGTGCATTCGGCCTTGAAGTGGCAGGCAATCGCAAATCACAAATCAATCTTTCCAATGTATCGGCAAGCCATCAGGAAGCGGTCCGCATTCTTTCTACGTCAGGGGTAACGACGGAGATAACAGATTTTCGCCCCAAAGAAACAGTGACACGTGCTCAGTTCGTCACTTTCCTTTATCGAGCGATGAAAGCGACGGGATTGCAACAATACACGACGAATGAAGAAAAACAATACGAGAATTTCCTGTTCATCGATTATGTGTATACAGGCATCTATGGCGATTCCGCGTATATTTACGCTAATAACCCACCTTCGTTTTTTAAATATATGAATGTATCGAAAGAGGATTATTTGAAGGGAGCAGAATATGCGGTAGCCTATCCGAATTCTTATATTCTTCTCAATAAAGATAATGAATATATCCATCTCCCGCAGAAAAAAGAGATTATTTCGAGGAAGCGGACGAATATACCAATCTACTCAAGGGCGCTGAGCACTTTTTCGCTAACCGATCCAAGCGAAGTCCCTATCCCTGCCGGAAAGACGCTCGAACAACTTGCGGTTGAGCAAAAGGCAAAGCAAGCAAAACTCAAAGAAGAAAATCAACTACGGCACAGCACATATTTCAATTTGTTTGATAAGGTACCAGAAGATATCATCAGATGGCGAGCTGACAATATTGGCCCGGCCAGAGACCAGCGTCAACCGATGGATCCATATGAATTGGTGGAATTGATGAATCGGGTCATCGAAACGGGAGAAGTGTATGATGGCGGGTACTATTCTATGCATTATGATTTTGAAAAAGGCATTATGCATATCACCATGCGTGAAGTGTTTTTCGATTAG
- a CDS encoding S-layer homology domain-containing protein has product MHTKQLFLATVATLLTVPAVVAPVQAAADTAKNYQDFIDISKNHSAYNEIMAMREQGIISGYPDNTFQPGQAISRVHVASLFVRSLDLPPVRPGKEFKDVPKTKAYYYDIQKVYRAGIFDGKPDGTFGINDKLTRAQMAKVLFNAFNLEEHKGYIFDDISESNWAKDYISSLYMSGITTGNNGKFNPQDTVSRAHYAVFLYRALNPDKAPVPDKPLKPKPPITKTEDPAPTGQQPIQKPTLPTERPVFLPDDWPFPPSGLVPRTEDVKKPAGWTPAIYDQHMKKIEETVFTYSPKRGTGVQFGKGGFALYELDDPSFISMNEAQLKSIGSKSTIEEWIAGINYALETGDVYIASDNSYALYAQYSKTDTNGAAIIYIR; this is encoded by the coding sequence ATGCATACAAAACAACTTTTCCTTGCCACCGTGGCTACATTGCTTACCGTGCCGGCGGTGGTTGCACCGGTACAGGCTGCAGCAGACACTGCAAAAAACTACCAAGATTTCATAGATATTTCAAAAAATCATTCTGCTTACAATGAAATTATGGCTATGCGTGAGCAGGGCATCATCAGTGGCTATCCCGACAACACCTTCCAACCTGGACAAGCTATCAGCCGGGTACACGTCGCATCATTGTTTGTCCGCTCGCTTGACTTGCCGCCAGTACGACCAGGCAAAGAATTCAAGGATGTGCCCAAAACGAAAGCTTACTATTATGATATCCAAAAGGTTTATAGAGCCGGAATCTTTGATGGCAAACCAGACGGTACATTCGGAATCAATGACAAACTAACGAGAGCGCAAATGGCTAAGGTCTTGTTTAACGCATTTAATTTAGAAGAACATAAAGGGTATATCTTCGATGATATTTCGGAATCGAATTGGGCGAAAGATTATATCTCTTCGCTTTACATGAGTGGGATTACAACAGGGAATAATGGCAAGTTCAATCCCCAAGACACTGTATCTAGAGCCCATTATGCTGTATTTTTATACCGTGCACTCAATCCTGATAAAGCACCCGTACCTGATAAACCATTAAAGCCAAAACCACCAATAACTAAAACGGAAGATCCAGCACCAACCGGCCAACAGCCCATACAGAAGCCAACACTGCCAACTGAGAGACCAGTCTTTCTACCCGACGATTGGCCTTTTCCACCAAGCGGGCTTGTGCCGAGAACAGAAGACGTTAAAAAACCCGCCGGCTGGACACCTGCTATCTATGATCAGCATATGAAAAAAATCGAAGAAACTGTGTTTACATATTCACCAAAAAGAGGAACAGGTGTACAATTCGGAAAAGGTGGATTCGCTTTATATGAGTTAGATGATCCGTCATTTATATCTATGAACGAAGCACAATTAAAGTCTATTGGTTCGAAATCGACAATTGAAGAATGGATTGCCGGTATAAACTATGCACTCGAAACGGGCGATGTTTATATAGCATCTGATAATTCATATGCCTTATATGCCCAATACAGTAAAACCGATACAAACGGAGCAGCTATTATTTATATTCGCTAA